GTACATCAGTACTGAACTTTAGATCAGTGCTCTTTGACATTATAGCTGCATGATAACTGAATAGTTGCATCATGAATCACAGTccattttttaagtaaaaatgtAGAGAACCCCAACCGGACATTATATTAGTATCTCACCCAAAAAGTTCGGAGCTGAATGTATTGACCACTAGACGGCAGTGCAGGATAATAAGACACCTTGAAAGTCCAACGAGAAGTGTACGTCCACTGGACCCCTATTTAATGGTACATTCCCAGTGAGCGACGCTGTACTTTCGCTTTCATCGTTTATGAAGGCAAACTTTAGGGGGGATAAAGAATCAGTAATAAATCAGACTGGTAATAAATTTGGCCGACGTAAAAGCATTGTGGACAGTACTGCTAATTTGGGTTATGGCGTTTCAAATATCCAGACTAGCGACTCGTGTTTCAGTGTCCGTGATAAGTCGTGTTTTGGAAAAGCACCAGCTTTCGCGTCGCGTGAAGTTCAGTTTATTTCACCCCGCTGGGAATACCCCGCCGTGCGCGCGCCGAGGTGTAAATATAGCCACGCGCTCGGAGTTGTTCTCCACCTCTTCTGTGACCCCGAAGTGGAAAGGTGTTAGTGTGTCCAGTGGCGTGTCCAGTCGGAAGCGCTCTGTCGCGGTGCTGCTCGGAGCTGTCGGTGTGTCCGCCGCCGTGCTGAGCTCGAGTGCAGTTTGTGCCATGGCCGCGCGCCCACCTGTCAACTTAGACTCGGACAAAAGTGACTGGAAAGAAGTGAAAAGTGAGTTCATTTACTGTGATTAGGTCAACTGAGGAGAGCGCAGACACGCCCCTTTATTGATTATGAATAAAGGGGCGTGGTCAGTGTGTTATATTCGGGGGGTGACAAACTTATGTAATAGAGTGTactactatatatatttttttaaaacagtgttATTCTTGGTGAAATTTAGCATCATCAATTTGACCCAAATTTACAATCCAGTTTGGACTGTCTAGCTACCAGTTGCCACAACACAGTTCAAAGTGGTCAAACTGGTAGACCATTTTTGCCAGCTGGTAAGCACTGGTAGAAAGGGAACAGTTTCTAAATTAGTCCTAATGCTACATCATGGACAAGTTATTCCTTCATGCATCTCCACTTCTCGATTTATCCCAGTCCGGGTTCCAGTGGCTCTGGAAGCTATCCCAGCAGCACTGGGAATGAGACTAGAATACATCCTGTAtgagacaccagtccatcaaagggcactatacacacacacacacacatttgcagaCTGATTCACAGCTAGAAGCAGTGTTTATGTAACAGGAAGCCAGAGAACCCAAAGAAAgccacacagatacagagaaaACATGCAACACTCCAACCAGAATCTCAGAATTCATCTGGGGGTAATTAGAGCTATGAGATGGCAACGCGAATCACTGCAAAACtgtgctgcacagaaatatcaaacatttacttaattctgTCAATAATAAGGAGGTTGGAGTATATAGCCTACCAAGGGGTAGTCAACTCGGTCTGTGACTGTACGTAGAGTATACAGTaactttctttttaatgaataaataataaagcaatatgaaaataaaagcagataacacaaaatcacaagTGTGGTGGTTTATCTATCATTCAGTTACCTTTAAATCGTAAATATTTTAACAGCCAATTTAGTATTTACAACAAGCCTTAATTCCTTCTGTCTATGTGACTATACAGTCTcattaaaatatcaataaagCCTTAATGGTCTTAAAATAGATTCAATGAATGAGGGATTAAATGCCTCAATTAACCTTTTAACGAATTATTGAAAGCTTTAGTTTATGTGCAgtttgtgtgcgcgcgtgtgtttTTACATTATTGCCTTGTATCATTATATTGTGTGCCATATTAGAGGAGCTTCTGTCCATGAGCgtgaaggagagaagagagatgtACAGGACTGACTACATCTCCCTGGACAAGGTTCCTGTCTGGAAGCACATGGGTAACTAAATACTTATATCTAGCTCATGAAGATTTAGCATTTCTATTAATCAGCTCTCTacccaactcacacacactttatttataataacacacactgtttataacaTGGCGCTTGTATAAAACATCttctgcctttaaaaaaaacctgcagtTGTAAATTTTTTAAAGCAGTGCTTAAAATATTGTAGTTGTTTTGGCCAATCCAGTTAAATAAGATCTGTGGCTTCTCGTATTCTGCATTACCTTCATTATATTGCACAGAAATCATAGAGCTCAGTCTACATATTCTGCTATTGtatatgccttacagtgttatTTGCTTCTCTCTCCCTATGCCCCAGAACATAATATGCAATAATCTATGAGGCCTTTCCTAAAACCAAATTGATCTAGCCCACTAGTTGTATTCCCGAGGTGAGGCACTCGAGTTAAGTCACTGAAGCTGATCTTGGCCACAGCTGGAGACGGCAACATTGGCAGGATTGCAGGGCTTCAAACTGTAGCATACTCCTGTTTGCTTCTTCATCTACTCACAGGTCATATAGAATGCAAGTATTCTAAAGGAAAGCTCCTGTTTTGTCTCAAGTGCAGTAGACAGACCTagctctgtttctgtctctcaccaCATGTCCATAACCCCATTAACCTTGTTGCAGGGCGATGATATAAAAGACGACTTGTTTTGAACACTGTGTTCTATGCATTGCTGTTTGCTCAGCCTTTCctaaataatttcatttttatcacactgaacattttttcccccctctttggCGACTAGACACTGTATCTGCTAAGCCTCTTTACAAGGCCAACGATGAACTGAATCAGAAAATCTCTCTCTTCCGTGGTGACATCACCAAACTGGAGATAGATGCCATTGCCAATGCAGGTGAGGATTATgcactgaaataaaatcatGGTGTGCCTAATACTAGATGCTCAGACCCGCTATGGCTGGTGCATCAGTTCACATGTTATTCTATCTGAGACAGTTGGACAGAAAATGAATATATGAGTATAAATCCAGCAGTTATGTATATCACAATCACAGAATACAGAGGTGACGGTATGTTTCACGTTCCTAGGAAAGaagcaataaaaatgattttagttcacacaacaaaaagacaaaaattatAATTCATAGTTGTGATTTGAAGTTCTAccataatattaaaaagaataTAAAGTATAAGCTGTGGTTCAACCTTGGTTATACCATATCggtgttgaattcttgaatgtgattggtctgaaggtgtttattaattttctataacagcagctttgatATTAGTGCTGGCTGTAactcaaatcacaggtttatgattatttaaataaaaaacccagCTAATTCACAGGAATATAATATGGCGGCTGTTGTACAAAAtttaagactaataataaactcaggggttattattaaacaaagaaaaaatcaaAATGGTGAAGGTTTCTGTACAAGAAAGGTTTATTgaacatttctggaaggagtcttgAGTGCCAAATTTTTCAGCTTTTCAGTTTTCTATCATGGTAAATTCTTTATTACATAGGAGTTTGAAAGGTGTATTGTCTGTTACACTTCTGTCATATCACATCTAAAATTGAAAGCTtttgcaaattgctgtggtatgagAGGGGAAAACACTTCTAGATTTATTcactgttattggaaaataattaactaaCAAATGGCAAAAAGGTGTACTCGTTGCAACTTTTGGCAAATTAAATCAACAGTTAATTGGCTATTATTAGTTAGCTACGAAATGTTGACAGACTAGCCTGAAATCGATGTAGTTAGTGTTTGTTTCAACAAGACTtgattgaataaaataaatccataagctTTATCATAAGGTcagcagtaaaataaaatggatcagagattataataataaaatgtttagttttttaatcatttcttaGTTTGATGCTATTTActgtccatatatatatatatatatatatatatatatacactatattgccaaaagtattcgctcacccatccaaataatcagaatcaggtgttccaatcacttccatggccacaggtgtataaaatcaagcacctaggcatgcagactgtttttacaaacatttgtgaaagaatgggtcgctctcaggaactcagtgaattccagcgtggaactgtgataggatgccacctgtgcaacaaatccagtcgtgaaatttcctcgctcctaaatattccacagtcaactgtcagctgtattataagaacgtggaagtgtttgggaatgacagcaactcagccacgaagtggtaggccacataaactgacggagcggggtcagcggatgctgaggcgcatagtgcgaagaggtcgccaactttctgcagagtcaatcgctacagacctccaaacttcatgtggccttcagattagctcaagaacagtgcgcagagagcttcatggaatgggtttccatggccgagcagctgcatccaagccatacatcaccaagtgcaatgcaaagcgtcggatgcaggggtgtaaagcacgccgccactggactctagagcagtggagacgcgttctctggagtgacgaatcgcgcttctccatctggcaatctgatggacgagtctgggtttggcggttgccaggagaacggtacttgtctgactgcattgtgccaagtgtaaagtttggtggaggggggattatggtgtggggttgtttttcaggagctgggcttggccccttagttccagtgaaaggaactctgaatgcttcagcataccaagacattttggacaattccatgctcccaactttgtgggaacagtttggagctggccccttcctcttccaacatgactgtgcaccagtgcacaaaacaaggtccataaagacatggatgacagagtctggtgtggatgaacttgactggcctgcacagagtcctgacctcaacccgatagaacacctttgggatgaattagaacggagactgagagccaggccttctcgtccaacatcagtgtgtgacctcacaaatgcgcttcttgaagaatggtcaaaatttcccataaacacactcctaaaccttgtggacagccttcccagaagagctgaagctgttatagctgcaaagggtggaccgacgtcatattgaaccctatggattaggaatgggatgtcacttaagttcatatgcgagtcaaggcaagtgagcgaatacttttggcaatacagtgtatatatatacactactcacaaaaggttaaggatattcagcttttgggtgaaatttcaggatgcacctaaaatgcactataacctttacaggtgaacttaatttgaccttctctacactttggaatgcacatgtccaactgttcagtgtttcagtactttttgcataacttgctgttctctaacaaggtgcttaacggcaaaattcacaactggtgtttgatccatgaatcgaccaatacattttctggttcaattagatttggtatttaaacagtcctcttcatcatgctgttcacattttgacatcatgagaccaagaccacacctaacaattgatcaacagtacctcaccattgcaaggcttcaaacaggatgttctcagagggaagtggccactgagcttagagtgtcacagagtgtcatcagcaggttgagacagagatacagagagactggaagagtcacagaaaggcatagatgTGGACATcttttggccacatcccacgttgaagaccgcttcattgtgaacagtgccctgcagaaccggatgatgaatgccactcaactccaggcacatttacgggaggtgagaggcacccaagtgtcacctcagaccattcaaaaccatttacatcagcgtggtctgcttgctagatgacctgcaagggtacctgaccacaccaccagtcaCAGGTGttaggccagggagcatttacgctggacaagggaccagtgggcctcagtgctgttctctgatgaaagtcgattcacgttaaGGAGAAATGATGGCCAAtgtggagacgtcaaggagagcgctatgcgtCACCtgcatcttgtgaatggtacagtgacaagccaatactacctgaataacatcattaatccagtcattgttcccctgcatgaacaacacaggcctaatttcatcttcatggatgacgatgctccagctcatcaaggtcgcatcattagggaacggctgctggaggctggggtacctcaaacggagtggcctgcactttctccaggcCTGAATctcatagaaaacctatgggatcagctgagttgccgtgtagaggctcgtaaccctgcaccccagaacctcaatgacctgagggccgcccttcaagaagagtggaatgccgtgcctcagcagacaataagtcgacatcgtcgtcaagctgtaattgatggtcaagggcacatgacaaattattgagacactgacattttttgttgcggtatacccaccactgttgttggcttttgtttcaataaattgtttgagatgaagaactcaccattgcatgcttctacttaaatgccctactttcatgatataatatcaatgtagcgtgaacttttttcattttccataaatttcacccaaaagccaaatatccttaactttttgtgagtagtgtatatatatggcTATACAAGGGtatgaaaagaaatattttgtgTTGAGCAATCTGACTACTATAAAATGCATTATACTCACGAGGTCAACCCCTGCaaagatttaaatataatatcattAATGCTAGATGTAGCACAAGCAAGATGAAAAGCAACttagaacttaaaggatctggcTTAATGATAAGAGTTTATCACCACTAGATGGAAGCAAAGTTTATTTCCATATTGGTGCTATTGCTAGCAGGGACTCTTGGGGTTTGCCTGGTAAACACTCAGTCTGGCAATTCCCTGAAGAGAAATAATTCCATATGCTGCAATTCGAGAGGGAATTTGCTGTCGATTACATCACTTTATAGAGAATGGTCGCATCAGTCTCACAGATGTTGTGCCGCCAGGATCAGTGTCAGCATTTCATGGTTATTTGGCAGTGCTGACATTAATGCGGTATCACGGCACTGTAAAATTGCGCAGGGTTTATTATTTTGTCCATCATCTGTTCCAAAATGGGCTATAGAGCGAGACAACGACGTGTTAACATTTGAGCAGTCATGCTCTGAGAAGGCAACACGTGATCCCAACAGCACCAGAGAAACCTGTTAGGGCTTAATATCCTATTCGGAGTTTAGAGTGGAgtttgctgaagaaattaaagGAGCGTAAGACAAAAGAAGCGAGTGGAAAAAGTTATTGAGAGGAGGTGGGAGAGAAGGGATAGGGATAGGAGTTAGTGTGACAGGACACTGATTCATCCCTCTCAGCAGCATTGATCGACTGGCCGCTGGGCCTCGGTGTAAAAGCGTGAGGATTAACAGACTGTCCAGAGGTAATTAATTTGGTTGCTGGAATGGACTTCTCAAGACTGCTAAGTGTGCAACGATCCAGTACGTTAGTGTAttcacatatccacacacacacacacacacacacacacagtttaaacaTTGCAGGGGTGTGTTATTGGATATCACAGACGCTGGTCTCCAGTTTAACATACAGAATGTCAAGCACAACCACACATTGCTCCTTTATTCTTCTCCAGCGTCCATAATTATGCATGAACAATGCCAtttactgtcacacacatgaTGCACTGCCGAATTAAGTCATTTTAATTCAGTCAGTTTTGTAGATTGTCAGAAAAAATCAGAAACTGATTGTTTTTTtgcaaatgttttatataattcCGTCTTTACTTCTTGTTATCTAATAGATCTGAAGAAACATATTAAACGAGACATAAAACTGTCATCCAGAATTACATtactcatttcatttttttttttttttaaagatatctAAAAGGTCACAATAAAAGTATGTTCATTTATCATCAGTAactgttttatcctggtcatggGCACAATGGATCAGAAGAGCTCTTctacacattcacatactccttcacacctaggggcaattcaGAGAGGCCAATCCAACAATGGGTATGTTTTTAGGAAGTGTCAGGAAaccaaaagaaacacacacagacacctcatgagatttcacacagacagtaactgagctcaggatcgaactggagaccctggagctgtgagatggCACCGCTACTCGCTGTGCCACTCTGTCAAACGCGATAAAATTACTGCCATGCAGATTTCTTTTCTATGACCGTAGACGATGAGAGTAAACTATGTTCAGCTTATTACGATGCAAAGTGATCGTTATCCAAACTCCACCCCCTTTTAAATCTGTCCACCTTCCTCCGTTAATGCATCCGATGATGTAAAGGCTAAAATCAATCATCTATCCTCCTGACTATTGTGAATTATTAGCGCAATGGTATGTTTCAGGAACGGAAGCCATTTGTTTTTGATTCTAGTAGACACCAtctatagataaataaatactaatgtccttaaaaaatcatttattctcACTATAActttttccttattatttcaACGTTTACGTATTTCTTTTTCATGATATACATGTTCCCTATAAACTCATTTTACGAGACAGCAGAAGGAAAGTGTGGGATAATCTTGCCTAGTGTTTGTACACAATTAATTTCTGTAAGAACAACGGCTTCTAAACCAAGTATATTCCAATGGGATTTGCTGTATTACCCATTGTTCTAGTAGGTAGGTGTAATATGATAATATGGATTTGTCATTCGTTTCTTCTTGTTATACGCTGTTTCTTTAGTTTGAGTGAAAAATAAGTCCATAACACGTACGCACTCCCACAGCTCTCTGCTGTAATAAACATTACCTTCGCACCAAAATCCGGTGAAAATTTGAAAGGCACCAAGAGAGTGCTGAGTATCTCAAAAGCTCGTAACCCCCTGAGGACACTCACGAGTGCTCAATTATGACAGAAATGTTAATTGTGATGAAGCTGTTTTGAGTGATAATGTGCTTGCAATTATTAAATTATGCTTAAAAGTAATCAGCGTGTTTCATTAATTCGCACCTTCCTCTTCAGCAACACTTAGGATTTGCACAGTTTTATGAACACCTGCGATTCACCGGAACAGCCGCAATCCACAATAAACTCCTCAGCAGCACGTCTAAAACTAGTCACGCAATGGACGAATTGataaatggattaaattaaTTACTTTCCTGTATCTTAGTAACAGAGATAGCTCAAGAACTTAATCAAGAAATTCAGTCtactgtgattgtgtgtggCGTTTTCTTGTCCGATGTTTTCATGTGAGCTGTTTTTATAGCAGGTCAAAGCATCCTATTGCAGTGTTTGAAGCTTGTAGCTTGTTTTTCTGCTGCACAGTGCTGACTTGTGTTCAGTATTAATTTGAGAATAGTCTTGTAGGTGTTTCTAGTTTTCTTGGTTACGTTATGAGCTTCTGGACTTGTATTAACCTTTGGCCGGCACTTAAAATTCAGATGAACTGTAAGTGCTTATAATTGAGGCAGTTTAAAAAGGTCATTTTacaaaataagagaccactctTGGTGCATGCTTGTGGCAAAAATAATAACTGATTTGCCGATACATGAATTGAAATGATGGCGTTTGTGCTTAGGTTTTAATACAGGTCATTTAAAAAggattataaaaatatttgtccACAAAAAAGTGGTTCAAAATCCCTTTAAGCATCTGATTTCTTGTCCCTTCTGTCCTGAAGTGTCTGTAGCAGAGTTTCACAGAATGAGATTTCAGAATTTCTCCATCACTAAGCCCCAGACGACTTCAGATCAACAAATCCGACAGCTGAATATGAACTGTGATATCAGCCTGATTTAAATCCTTTAGATTGAAATGTGATTGTAAAAACCTGTCTTACATTCATCAGACCTACTTGCTCATTATTACCTTTTTAAAACCAAATATGAAATATTCATCTTACCCACTGAGCTGCTTCGCTCCTTCACATAGAGATATTGATTAAACTATGCGAGTAGCCCTGCTAATGTATCACTGAACACAACCAGGAACTAGATGAGAAAATAAAAGGCTGTCCCCTAAAAGGTTCAATCTTCTTAACTGATAAAGGCTTTTGACAGCTCTTCGCAGGAAATCGGAGACTCGATGCCTTCTTGAAACATCGTGTTAAACTAAATGAAGAGCAGCTGGGCAGGATCTGTACCGTAATAACTCCTTTTAATTGAATTCTTATTATAATCCGTGCCATCGTATATATACCTTTATACCTCGGCACTGGCATTTCATTACTTTTCTATAACGGCAGCTCTTACCGTAGCACCACACAAAAAAGGTTTATATTTTATGCTCTCGTTCTTATATGTTAATATTTCTATCATCTGCAGACAATCTAacaataaatagattaaaaaacatgtaacagcaaaaaaaaaaaaaaatccctcatgAGGCATACGGAAAAGGagtcagcgctttgtaacagtcagtagtCTCTAAAGTCTTTAGTATACAGGTGCTGTTGCTTTGCTGTTGATCAGCACAGGTATTACTTTTCTCCTGGATGTTCCACAATACTGTAAATACAAACGGTAATAAAGTTGgcctttaataaataaaatcttttcatTTGCAGGATGTGAAAAtagtggtataaaaggaatagaACAATTCAGTGCATTCTCTTTCGACGACATCGCACCTTGCTGTAATTGAATATTTTCGTCTAAAATCATGcattcaagtgttttattcttttttttaagacacacacacacacacatatccgtCTTTCCTGAAACTTCACTGAGAGATGATCGATCACAAGATGGAGAGAGGCAGAGCAGTGTGAGATGCAAGGCTGGGTGGGAGAGGGGGAGgactgtttgtgtgttgttctcaATAAAGATTGGATTTCCAATAAGATTGCCTCCACCCcctgtcctctctctcctccttctcacAACATTTTACAACTCTTGGCTCCTGCTTCCCCCATAAAATACACCCAACATAAAATCCACTAGCACTTAGGAACTGTCCTCCTGAGAGGCGGGGACCGGGGAGGGGTAAACATCCTTTTTACACTactaaatccatccatccatctatccattgatccgtctatccatctagTAAATTAGGGAGGATATATTGTTGCAGGTTGGTTTATTAAGATGCGTTGTTTCACGTAGAGTGGATTGTTAAGCCGTGAGCTAGAGAGAAAAGAGACTTACATGCACAGATGTCTGTAAGTCCTAGTAAATCATATGACCTAATAAAATTTCCcgggtttatttctgtttgatttcTTACTGGTGTTTAAAGCTTTAAACTTTAAAGCCACAATCAAAGTAGACATGATTATGACAATGCCCAGAGAGAGGGTTTCATGCGGAAAAGTCACGAGTACTACACTTTAAACTCAAGAGACACTGGTCTGAATGTCTTATTAAACGTCTGTTTCGTCAGTGACCACATAACTTCTGTTAAACAACGCTGACAGCGCCTGTTTCCTCAGACAAGGGCTTTAAGGACGTGTCTCATCGTCAGGCATCCTTGGCTCAAGAAAAAAGAGATTGAATTTGGCATGTTGATTTAAATTTTCCCTTTGAGTCTTTCTGTTTGGATTACtctgatggaggaggagaatgtATATTTCTGGGACACAGATAATAGATATTGCAAACCAGATTCCCAGGGAGGCAATGGAATGATGTCAGATAGAAGGGACCCTGTCCGATATACTGTAGCTCGAAACAGAATGCAGCACCAGGtttctcttttttatgttttcatttccctGGCACTTTAGATAAGAGAGCCATGTTAATGTGgttagagggttttttttttgtttttttttcaaattattattttatgtcttTCCCTGACTGACAGTATTATCTAAAAGGCCCAGGGATATGACCTACAGATCCCACTCCAGTGTAAGACACAGAAACTGGCCCTGTAGTTTAAATAAAGGGATGATAAATAGAGTAGGGAGGATAGTTTAGTTCACACAGCGTATAATTCACATGCTCCTCTAACCCAGAGAGAGTAAATTTACATAGCTTTAGTATGCAGATTATTTTGTCGTATGGGCATATGAGGGGGAAAATGTGTAGACATCTCTAAATAGGTCTGAAAATGCACCTTATTTGTCAAAGTGTGTAAGCCATTAAATCTGTTATCTGTTGCAAATGAGGCATAGCATTCCAAGCTCCTGGTTCAGAGCCCTCTCTCACTAGCATAAGCGAATTCAAAATGAGTTCACGCAGTGAAATCTCACATCTCTCAGCGTATGTCACATTGTTGCTAATTGGAAGCCAGGCTTGATAGAGGGAAACAGTTGTCACACGCCTAATAAATTCATTGCAATCTGAGACGCTTACAAATTTTTTGATATCATGCGCTACAACAGCATGACGCTGTTTTTCCAGCGagtatacacatttatttaacatttactaCGAATTACCTACCGAGTAGCCTAGCGCTTTTGAAATGGTATATCATGGTTTGGAGTAGAATTGTAAGGACGGAGTTTCGAAAATGAATGTGTAAATGATGTGTAGTTAATGAGCAGATACACTCTTGTACGTGAATGTTCGGCAACATCTGGAATTTTTTTTGCGGAACGTCGACTGTGTTAATTGAAATTCCGTTTGATGTACAGCACTGACGAACCAACTCTCAGATGCTGAGCCATTAATGAACAGTACGGTGGCTTTAAAAACTAACTCAGTGAGCTTGCAGAAAGGCATGCATAGCAATTATTGCAGGCCTCGTTAAAAGCCTCCCACCCCTTCCATTCTCTTCCAATCAATCGCCACTTTAGCTCAAATGAAGGAAACTTGAATGCTGGCCTTCTCTTAGTCTAATTAGCTTAATTGCCCCAATGTGGTAAATGGAGGAAGAAGAGACATGCTGATCATCAGGGCCATCATCAGGAAGCTTGTTGCATAGCGCTGTTAAACAAAATAGCTTGATGTTTTGCTCAGTTTGTATGAACTCTTTCAGTTGAACGTTTTAGAACTTGTGATGTTAACGtgttaattttatatttcaaaaTTTCACTTGAATCCAAACATGGGTGAAATATTCAGCATATGGTTTAACTTCCCTGTTAGTGCTATGTATCATTTAACCAAAATCAACAGAGT
This genomic stretch from Hemibagrus wyckioides isolate EC202008001 linkage group LG08, SWU_Hwy_1.0, whole genome shotgun sequence harbors:
- the macrod1 gene encoding ADP-ribose glycohydrolase MACROD1 isoform X1; translation: MAFQISRLATRVSVSVISRVLEKHQLSRRVKFSLFHPAGNTPPCARRGVNIATRSELFSTSSVTPKWKGVSVSSGVSSRKRSVAVLLGAVGVSAAVLSSSAVCAMAARPPVNLDSDKSDWKEVKKELLSMSVKERREMYRTDYISLDKVPVWKHMDTVSAKPLYKANDELNQKISLFRGDITKLEIDAIANAANKTLLGGGGVDGTIHRGAGPLLRKECSTLGGCETGEAKITGAYGLPAKHVIHTVGPIAHGSVGETERRALRDCYYNCLHTATENQLRTVAFPCISTGVYGYPPEQAVEVALKTVREYLEDNPAQMDRVIFCVFLKSDEDLYKSRLPAYFPEDAVPKSKL